A stretch of DNA from Pseudopipra pipra isolate bDixPip1 chromosome 1, bDixPip1.hap1, whole genome shotgun sequence:
TTACTCCTTCATGTGATTTGTGCTCCCCCTCTCATCTAGGAGCTACTTTTACCTTAGTTTTCATGGCAAATAATGGCCTTTAAGGACCACAGTGAGTAGTAAACTTAccaaagccaggctggggctTCATTGTGATGGTCTCCAAATTCATTGCACACACTTAACCAAAGCTTTTCATTCCCAAGAACGTGGGGGAGCCTCTTGCCACAATGCAAATAAGGTTGGCATTAGTCAGCCAGAGAAGGTGAAACAGCACATCTGGCTCCTGGTCCTGACCAGGAATAGCTTATCATCTCCTCTATGGACCAACTACAGGAAGTTTTTAAGAATTAAGATGTAATTTAATGTTGTGAAGCTCTGTTTGTTGCTGGTTTCCCCCTTCTCAGGCAGCCTGGTCATCACTACTGTCCTGACCAACAGTGGCACCCAGTGGAGGAGGTGCAGCCTGCACAGTTCAGTTTTCCAAGGACACTCAAGCCACTTATAAGCTCGATTTTGAACCGTACATGTGCCCtgttcaggcaaaaaaaaaggacccTGAATAAGGAATTTAACTCTATGCAGCAGAGGAAGCTGCGACGCAGCTCTTTGACATCAACAgaaagttttctgaaatatgATTTCTACAAAACATCACCTTTTTGGGCCAATAACGAGTTTGGAGATCTGTAGGGAACTGAGATCACTGTGTACCCTAAAAGAGCACCATATTTCTTTTAAGGGACATTTTGCTGCCATCAGCATCCAACCAAGGTGGTGAGAATACGAAGTTACTGTGTTTACCCGCCAAAGCCAACCTGTCCTCCTGGACTTTTTTCTGGagttgttttatttcaaaatctttCTCTGTCACCAGTTTGTACAATCTGCAGTTCTCATCTCGGACCTCTCGAAGCTGATCCTGCAGCTGCTCATTCCCAGCCTCGAGaaacctgggaaaaaaagaagccataATGGCAAATCTCACTGTGATGTGCTTCAAATACTTCCAAAAATAAAGTAATGAACTGACTGCATGACAGATGAGCTGAGCTTATCAGGAGTGAGTTTACTGAATTAAGCAGAATATCCTAAAATTTACATAAGAACACAAGCTGATGATCTGATCTATTCAGTTAGCTCCTTCTTAAAAAGTTCTGCACTTTCTTGTGTAGTCTGGGGCAAAACATCACAGAACAGGTACATTTTCAGTCCTCTTGAGGTTACCAAACAGTGTCATCTCAGTCTCACTCACCTGGTTCTTCAGAGGGAATCAGGCAGCTCAGCATTCAGCATCTGGGACATTCAGGCTTTATTTTCTATGCTTAACAAAGCCAACAGAATCCAACAGAGCATCGACTACAAAAGCTGCTCCTGGGGTCCTTTCTttaataatgaatattttagAGCAATTCATAAAAGACCAATTTCCTGTGTCCTCACCTGATTCTCCTGGAACCCCACCAGCACAGACTGGCATCAGTTTGTATTGTTAATGGTGCTTTTCAGAATTCATTTGGAAACACAGAATATCAAAAAAAGCCTCTGAATGGGAAGAAACAGCCTTGCTTCTCCTATTCTTCAGTACAGTTGGTAACATTTAGAGGGGTTCATCTCTCCAAGACATCCAGAGAATTAATAACTttaaatctctttgctgcccttACGTGATGGGTCCTCCAAATATTAAATCtaggagctgtggcctcaggGGCTCAGTTCCATTGTGGGAATTCAGGATTATCAAATCTCCCTGACACAGGGTCCTTGAGAAAACTTGGGACTCAATTCAGTTACCCCCCCCACAGGTGCTATTTGGGCTCCCCACCTGCTCCAGGTCTCCTGTGCCCAATCTATGATTCCCATGTGGAAATCCCCAATGCTCTGCAGCATCTCAGGTATCATCAGACACCTAAATCAGCTGCATGAATTGACCCctagatttttattatttacaggGTAACCCTGAACCTCTATAGTTTGGAGATTTGATTTGGACAAAGCTCAGTTGTTACAGTAGGTATGTGTAgacacagccacagccaggcaAGATATCTCAATAATCACCTCAATCTTTTCTATTCCAAAGTTTTAGCAAGCCTTTTGCACCCACTGGACTCGAGAGCTTTCAAATGCACCCTCCAAATGCACTTGTTGGAATAAATGACCCCTTAAAGCACTGCCATAAACAGCACAGTCAGTCCAGGAGAGGATTCACAATCCGTAATTAAGAAATGCACTTCTGTTTCAAAGCTTCAAATCAAAGGGAGATCAAAGGCAGCTGTTTacaaaggagaagaaagcaggCAGCAATGTGAGCTGAGAAATGGCACAACTGAGTTATTCCCACATGGACTGCTCACAGAAGCGAGCAACAGAACTCAGATCCAATTAGAGACACGGGGACAAAGGGATTGTTAACAGTTATGGGATTAACATGAAAGGAAAGTTCTAAGCTCTTAACACACCTGATCAGGGATGTCCTCCTCAGAGCTGGCTTCCAAGTCTtgaggaaaagcacagaaatcccAACTGCACACTGAGCTGGAGTCTCCTCTGAGAAacttcccaccccatcccagaGTGACCCAACACGTTACAGAGGGGGCAGCAGATTCCACCCAAGTGCCTCAGCTGCAGAAAATCAGCCAAAAGAAACAGGCTGCAAAAGGTGACCCTTTTCACTTAGTTCAAGGAAACAGAGGCAGGTGAAGCTTGTGAGCAGGAATTCAGGTGATTTCCCAACTTGTGTGCACCatttaggcaaaaaaaaaaataaaattatcctGAATAAGGAATTTAACTTTTGTTAAACTGTGTCTTTCCCAATCTTGTTACAGATTCTCCATGTGATGGGGAATGTCACTTAAGCACACTTAAAAGCACCaaacagagcagggagggaaaagttACAGAGAGAACAAATCAGAAGGGAAGAACTGTCAGCTAAACACTCCCTTAAACAAGATTTGGGAGTAGgatgggaggaaggaaaaatgaactCCCAAGGCTCAGAGAGAGGGAGACTTCTGAAGGGAGAAtgttttccaagtgctgctaTAAACAACACTGACAGGCCAAAATCACTGCCACTGCAGCCCATATGGAGTCCTGCTCCTCTGGAACAAATTTCTAACATGTTCTCATGGGAATACTGCAAAGCACATCCTGGTGAATCCCTTCTAGAAGCAAATCCTGTCTGGATTTGATACACTCATAACCACTCTTCTGCTAAATGCTGATGTACATAAGTAAAGAGCAATATAGATAAATCTGCTGTGTCAAATGGGGACTTTTAACAGCCAGTGCCACTGAAACAGAAGTAAATGATAACTCTGGGATTACTCAGGCTCAAACTACTGACCTGTAAATAGCAGAGAACTGCTGGGACTCTCCTGTACTCTGCACCTCAGAGGATGCACGTTGCACAGGGTGTGCTGTGGGAGCACCCAAACCCCTTTCCTTCACCAGACAAACATCTGAACATTTTGGGAATCAGTCTCccaaaaatcttaaaaaaaatcagatctcCACCATAATCTTCTAAAGAGTACCAGGACAAAATGCTGAAGGGAAGAGGTCAGCTTGTAGAAGTCAGATCAGGAGCACAACTTGGCAAATCAGACAGCCCTGCTGAGGGACCAGTGTGTGAAGAAGGCAATGATACAATGGTGAGAACATTAATTTCTGGAAGCTCAGCTCCCTGTTTCCACTCAGATTTCCTTTGCAGCACGAACAACACATTCCCAGAGGCACCTGAAAGGTTCAGTGGTTCAATCCTGGGTTCCCTTCCtgggaggaagagaaatgaTCTGAGCAGGGTTTTCAGATCTCTGCTTCAGTAAATTGAATTATGTACtcagctcaaaaaaaccccaacacccaAGATTGAGGGAGATCCACACCAGAATGTCCAATGTCCTGGGAATCTTGTGATCCTCCAAATCAGGATATATTGCAAAGATAGCCTGGGGAACACTTTTCTGCACAGCAGGCCTTTGGCTTACTCCCATTTGCTGCTTTGCCTACATCCATCTTTGGAAATTCCTCATGTAGGGAACCTGTTTGCTTAAAGGTTAGGCAGGAACTAACCAACAGTGCAGAGGGTGTCAGCGACCCCAAATGACTGGATTTTGTCAGATAGAACCTGGCTGCCCCTCACATGTCACCCTCACCCCCTCTGTCCTTGCACCCTTCATTTGTGAAACACTGATTATAAGTGACAATAAATAATCACAATGCCCTGAGGGTAAACATGGTAGGGACAGGGAGAGTCTTCTCAGAAGCCCAAGATGTGAAGGCAGAAAGTGCCCTGTCAACTTAATAATACTGAGTTTCATAAGATCATGAGCCAAACATACTTCTGTGGCTTCCTGAAGGAATGGTCCTGCTACACTTTACCTGTTGCTGCCATCTTCATTTACAAGTTGTCCTACTTCAAACAGGTTTAGATCATCTGGGGTTCCTAAAGTCTCCCCTGTGTTGCCATTATCCTTCTGactgttctgcttttccttcttcctctccatcACATTTTGCAGCCGCCTCTGCTGTTGCTTCTGATAAGCCTTAAACTGGCTTTTAAAATCTTGGTTCACTTTTATGTCTGACTCCATTGTTTTCTAAAAGCACAACGAAATAAAAAgtgacagagagcagagatcagcATTGCTTTGAAAAACATCCTCTTCTGGCAGCTGCTTTGCAGCTTTTCCTCACTGACCTCTGCAGAGTCTCCCaccacctcctcccctccagccccacagccttGCTTCAAGCACCTTTCTCCTTAAATGGCTTTTAAACAGGCAGGTCTTTTTCACTCCAGAATTCAGTGCTTTAAAATGCTCTTAAACAGATCtgtttgaataaatatttttacagaagaGCAGGTTGGGGCCAAATCCAAGTGAGTGTGGCAACGTGGCTAAAAGGAACATGGACTGTTTGGGGCCATCCAGCCCTCCTTGACTAAAGGGCTTCCCATATTCAGGAAAGGTGCAAATCCCCCCATTTTTGGGTGTGTTTTTTGCTCCCTTTAGGCACTAGCCACCAAGACTGTGGTTTACACCTTTCCCCCAAATTTCTAAGCACTGAGTGATAACATTAAAGTGATAATATTGCTCCTCAAAGTTTTCCTTAGGATGACTAAACACAACAAGCTTTCTGAGGTATTCCAGCCTCTTCTCCTTCTGTTTGACATTTGCtgccagcaaaaaaacccttgtgCACCTTTGATCTGGGAAAACCAATCCCTTAATACTTCCAAAGGCACACCCTGCACTGACTAATTAATGCACTGATTAATTGCCCAAATGAACCCCTGTGCTTGTGTGTATCTTATGGGCTGAGACCCACTGGAGAAGGTGCACTAAGGATTGACAAGTGCAAAGAGCAGAGTCCAgtgcctctgcacagcccacaGGGCTCTGGGTATGGGGGCTCGAAGAACTGTACAAACATTGATTGGAAAATCGATTTTAATTGATTAAGGTCGGTTCTGTGATCTGGAAAAAGCCTATGGAGATAAGGAGTCCATTTACTTAAGGACACAGCATATGAAATTTAGACAGCCTTTCTGGTTTCAGTGTCcttttgggttttggtgggttttttttttttaactttacaaTTACATTAGACCTCACTAAATTTGATAGATTTAGCCACTGACTTTATAGATATTAAAGATAAACAACAACATGTTCAACCAGTAGTTGTCTCTGTTCTGAAAATATCCTAGAATTCTTAGCAGAGTAGCTATTttagaccttaaatcatctttaCAATTATTCTCAGAAATTTCTTTACCACTTGCACTACATTATTAATTAATTGATTAATTAATGAATTATCTGTAGGCCAGAAGTGTGCAGAGTACTCAAGGTGCAGCTATTTCACACAACACTGTGGTGGAAAAGCCCCCTAAAATCATTGAGCCCAACCATTAATCCAGCACCATCCTTgagttcaccactaaaccatgcccCCAAGTGACATTTCCAcgtgttttttgaacacttccagggatggtgattccaccacttgCCTGGGCAGACTGTTCCAAAGCctcttttggtgaagaaatattccctaatatccaatctaaacctcccctggtgcaccTTGAGGCCGTTTCTTCTTTATCTGATGGTTTGGGAGCAACCTTTACCCTTCCTACCTGGATACCGACTCCAAGCCTGGCACAGAGGGATCTGCTGTGTGGAAAGCGGGTTTCCCTCTcctcacagaatcccagagtagttggggtttgaagggacctctggagatcatccagtgcaACCCCCTCCTAAaacagggtcacctggagcaggtgataCAGGAACGCGCCCAGGTGGGACTGGGATGTCTGCAGAGACTCCacgccctccctgggcagctgttccagcgCTCTGCCACCCTCCGCGTAAAGTTCCTCCTCGTTTTGAGGCGGAACTTCTCGTGGTTTAGTTTATAAATCGCAATTATAACCTTACAATTGTAACTGTGACCGCCCCGCCTCGCCCTGTGACCTGGCAGGACCTGGCAGGACCTGGCAGCGCCGCGCTGCCCCCTCGCCCCAGGCCGGCTACCCCCTCTTTCAGcaccccccccccgcccccgtcCTACCCGAACCGCCTTTCCCGGCCCCGAGGGCACCGCGAGAGCCCTCCTGTGTCTCGCCCTTCCCTCCTGGGCAGCGCCGGGACCGGGGATGCGGCTCCGGATCCCGCGGCCGGTCCCGGTCCCGACCCCGGCCTGACGCGGTCCCCATGGCAACGGGAAGGCTTGCGCGCATGCGCCCGTCCCCTCAGCGCGGCCGCCATGATGGTCCCGCCATGATGGTCCCGCCATGATGGTCCCGCCATGCCGATCCcaccccgctcccctcccgtcACAGCCATCCCGATGTCGCAGTTCCCGTAATTCCCGCACCAGTCCCGGCCCCTCGGCGTGACGGGAAAAGGGATCCGCTCCTTCTCCCGCCCCGCGGTGGGGAAGGAGGGCGGCAGGAACAGGAAAAGGCGTCAGCACGAACCCGGCGTCCTTCCCATCTCCGTCCGTGTGGGAGCAGTCAAGGGCAGCAGGACTGTAGGAAATGAGAATCAAGGACAGCACCGGCTGGGAGTGTTCTTTCCAGGAGCGCTGCACTCCCTCAGGTCATTTTTATACAGGTAGAGCAGCTCACGCCATCCCTCTAGAACGGGATGAATGTTCCCCCCAACAAATCCATAGGCAAACACTTGTTATCGCCAGGGCTCACTTTTATTCGTATTTAGCCTCCCACTGCTCTGTACAACATGTCACGGACAGGTGCAGTTTGTACCTTGTGCTATTTCTTACAGAGACAGCTGTAACATCTGATACTGCCACCGTGGAATGTAAGCTaacaggagaaaatgaggttttttttacaaattggcttttatttttgtgactGCTGTTGGAGGCACAAGGGGTTTGAGTGTAAAATAACTTGCAGGGAAGGGTTTTAACACCTCAAAGGTGGTGAGGGGGGCTCTTcagatttaaatgttttaaattttctatGGGCAACAACACTGCAGAAACCAGAGCTGGGTCGAACACTTTAAAAGCATTAGGACACCAAATCAAGGCTTAGTTTTCacaatatgtattttaaatgttacatttaGATGTTATGCAGAAGAACACTGTAAATAAAGTTACAAAATATAGTAATCCCAGGGTCTGATATAGCAAAAATAGGGAGCCCGTGTCTTCATTAACAATGAATAAATATAACATTTAAATAGCTGCGACATACCAAGTACTTATCTCAtgccttaaataaaaaaaataggtgTTTATATATCTCTCTCAATATTTTAGAAGTCATTTAGTGCTACTGGAAGCTTCTAAATTACAAAGTTGGAGGCAGAGGATAAAAAATGACAGCAGGGCACTCCTGACACTCTCTGACAGAAGCCAATTCAGACTTTGTGGTTTTGGGCAACAACAGCCAAAGAAGTCACCAATTTTAGGATTGAGTTGAAGGGTAAGATAAAGGGATTGTACTCCACTATATCCCCTAAAAACTGGGATGTGGTGGTGTCAATCAGAGAGAAGCAGACCCCAATACCCACTCCCCCAGTGCACAATCATTTAAGCCTCCAGCTTCAGCACAGTGTACCATACACAAGTAGAACAATTCTCTAATGCCatgtataattttctttttgctcaaGAAACCCTTGGTATGAGGTTTGGAGCTGCAGTGCACAGGCCACCACCAGGACAGAGCCTTCAGACAAACTCTCCATTATTCCTTGGGCTTCACCACATATTCCCGGAACATGGAATACAGCACACCTACAAGAGAGGAACAAAAGCACAGTTGGAGAGCTGGGTGAAACAGGAAACAACGGGGTTAAAAATCTGGACAGAAAGAGGTATTCTCAGCAGGAGAAATAgtttcccttcctcttctgctgcatttttctAATAGCAGTGGTGGCTACAAAGCTCTTCATGTACAGAGAACCTGGCTGTGAAAATATACTGTGTATCAAAATGCTGATCCCACCCCAACTCTGGTTTGCTTTGCAGCCAAAGTCAAGCCTTCCTGTTGTACCTCCTGGGAATACAGCAGGAGAAGCAGTGTCTGATGGGATACACAATATACACACGTACACAGCTGCAAGGCTTAGATGAGACCTGGGATGTACAAATCACTCAGGACGTTCAGGGACACAATTCCAGTCCtgaaaatatatacatatatatagagAAATATAGATACACATAGTAggtatgtaatatatatataatatcaCAGGCCATGCAAGCTGAGTTTCCAATGCATTAAATTCAGAAACAGCAAGAGAGGAAAATACTCATGCCAGgtaagtggtttttttctttgcctctaATTTCAGAAGCTACACAAGCTGATTTTCTAATGCATTAAATTCAGAAACAGCAACAGGGGAAAATATTAATGCCAGataagtggttttttttctttgcctctcaTTCCCACATTTGCAGAACTTCACTTGCCACATCCAGAAGTATTCAAAACTCCTACTCTCAAGGTCAGTGCAGTTTAACATTCAATACTTGTACTTAAACATCAGATAACTCCAGAAGGGCTGAGCAAACACCAGGAACGAGCACAAACATCCTGAAATAAATGTTCTGGATACTCCCACCCCGAGGATATGTCACACACACTGTGTTATCCAAGAGGCTCTCCGTGGTTTGCCACTTCCCAGGCCAGCTCCCATTCCATACGTACCACACGTTATGGCTCCCACGACGAAGCCCTGGGCTGCCACTCGCATGTGGATCAGGTGAAGTGACATTTTCATGTCACCTCTGTGCTTCAGCCTGTACAGCCCGTATCCAACCACGGCAGCAAATCCAGCCATCCCTGCAAGGCAAGGAGAGCATCCTGCTGAGGGGAGATCCAGGGCATCCGGAGCAGTGAGGGGACCCACCTAAACAAAATATCctgggaatcatagaatcctttaggttggaagagaccattTTAAcgtcatcgagtccaactgtttCCCAGcacaaggccaccactaaaccaagtccccaagtgccacatccacacggcttttaaatggcttttaaatccctccaccactgccctgggcaccctgtgccagtgcctgacaaccctttttgtgaagaaattttttctaacatccaatctaaacctcccctgggaCAACTTGAGCCTCTCATCCTAAAATAAGCATGTTTCCctctggttttgtgtgtgtagtggcaagtcctggcccaCCTCCTGTTTCCACTCCAGTGCTACCTCATTCAATGCAAAAGTCAGTGCAGGGAAGAGCAAGAGATTTCCACCAGCATTAAAATGTCAAAAGAGCAGGTCAAAGTGTCAGAATTCCTTGGATATTTTTCAGACAGAGCTGGGGCTCCTTGCACCCCCTTTCCTGGATGGAAGCTCGCACCCAGCAATCCCACTCTGCTGCTGGACCCTCAGTGTGGGATGCTCCCTGATGTACCCGCCCGCCTGCTGAGGCTGCTATTTTGGGTGTTGTCACATTTGGCCAGGTGCCACCGGGACAGGACAAGTCACATGCTGCTGTCCCCGAGCTCTGAGGAGAGAGGCTCAGCAAGGGCCCTTTCCCAGGGACAGAGTTCACTGACAGTCCTTCAAGAGAGCAAACGGCGCCGGCTTTGCCAGCTCCAACCACTGCACCCCGATGCTCTCACAGAATGCACAAACTTCTCCAATTCCAtccatttcatttcatttttaggATGATTATTTACACAGTTCAAAGGTGGCTGCTGAGTTTTAAGTGCTGTATATATTTTACTCACAGGAGCACAAGCAGTTTGTCTCCCTGAGCCTGGAGTATTACCAGTTCCACTAGGAAGCCATAAGCCCTTAATTCACGTGGTACCTTTATTGAACACCAATTAAGAGTTTTAGGGCCTCCAACCCAGCTCTGACACAGACCAAAGGTGAGTTCTGCCAATCTGTTTCGGGGAACCTGAACTCATGGAGTTCACAGTACGCCTGAGCAAGGTGGAGACAAAGTCCTGTGACCTCAGGAACCAGTGACGGATATCTGCTGGCAAACACTTGGAACAGTTCACCCCAAGTGACCCAACTGCTCTCCATTTAAGGAGGCTGGAAATCAAAACGTGCCTGGTGTCAGAGGAAAGCTCTCAGGATGAACAGGAcccatccctgctctcctcAGCAGCTTCAGGGGCTCtcagcagagaggctgagaacTCTACAAGCTCTTCAAGCTGGGGTAACATAAAAACTACTAAAAGAATGCATTTTAAACTAATGGGTAGCAGCAGAGGGCTGAAATGTTTAGCAAACTGGCTGTAATTTAAATCCTTCTAGTTTGTATTTTGTTAGCTCTGAAGTCACTTTGTAGTGATCACATAATTCCCAGAACCCTGCACGACATTCCTTACCAGACACCATCACTGAACCACATTTTCTAAGCTCACCTAAACATTTcagggtttgttggtttggggttttttcttttaagcccTGAGTTTTCTATTTAAGGTGACAGACCTCATTAATTTCCCTCTTTATTGCAGGACAAATACCACTCCAGGCAGAAGGATTACTGCTATCACCAAGCCTAAATACGGAAGTAATTTCTCAGTAATTTCCTGCTCACAGGAGGAAGGTGAACAGTGATGGTGTTGACACCTCATCGACTGCCTGTGAAGAGAAAGGTCTGTGCAAACACATTTCCCCAGTCTGTGCAAACACATTTCCCCCATCTTTAAACTCACCAATGGGCACAAAAGGAGTCTCCTTAAACTTCCTTATCAGCTTCGAGGTCTGGCTGCTGTCAGTCTCATACTCAGGATAAACAGATTCCTGCCTGGGTGACATGGTGGCTGTGAAGACAAAGAGCCTCCCTTCAGGTTTTAGAAGCCCCAAATTAAGAGAATCTTTGGGGAAAGAAAATCCCTTGCATATTCCTTCAGTCACAGCTATCCAGGTAGTGAGATACAAGCACAGGAGCTATGGACAGGTGATTTAATTCAAGTGAAGCCTTGGGAAGCAGGACTGTTACTTAACAGGAGAGGCAAGAACGggacagaacaaaaaaaaatagggaagcAACAGATTTCTGCCACTCGTTTTCACACCTTTACAGATTCCTGTGGCCCCCCCACACTCACAGGCAGCGAGAAGCCACAGAAAGCTTGGGCCACTGCCCGCCTTTCCTTTTAGGAATTCCATGCCACACCACTTGGCTTTCACAGGCTGTTCCTTTATGGCAGCTCTGACCTCAGCAAAGTTCACATCTCCCCTCTCACTCCCTGCCAAGAACAGCAAGCACAGGGAAGCGAGAGCCACTGCACAAGGTCAGCCCTGCCCggcagctcctcagctgcctATTCCACCTCAGCGTAATTCCAGATTCCTGGAGAACACAGGGATGTACGACAGCCACccctgaggagctggagcaaGTCTTGGAGCCCTCCATAGGTGCAGACTCATGGGGGGGACACATCAGGAGGAGAAATCATGCACAGGTGATTTCTCACCTGCCtcccaggaaaataaaaagcagcgACAGCCCTGAGAAAGGCTCCACTCACAGAACCATCATCACCAAACCAGTGAGATCATCCTTCAAAAATGCCCAGCTTTTTGTGCTGGGAATTACATGGATTACACCCAGACCTGTTCCCTCCTCAGTGGTCAGCATAAACACCATTCAGTGATCGATGATTTCTGCCCAGCGACACCACAGAGGCCTCTGCTAGAAAAGTCTCCACTGTTACTGTTCCAGTTTTGACCACCAACACACTCCACAGCAAAACACAGCTCAGGGGCGCATGGAAGGACTCCAAGCTCTCACAACAAACTACCAGGAATTTCATTTAAGCAGGGGCCAGTAACCATCGGCAAAAAAGACGTTTCAAAGGTGGCTGCACTCCCTGGTTACGCAGCATTTCCTGCACACCCATGTGAGCAGACTGACTGGTTCTCAAACTAAAGGCTCAGACCATTTCCTCTGCCAGGCCAAAGGATTTGATCTCTCTGTGCCTGCTACAACCACCCTGGTTTGTTAAATGAGAGTTATAATTTTAGCCTGACTCATTTGGAGAAGGAAACAGGAGCACTCGGTCACTGAGGAGAGGGGGAGACAGCCAGGGGTGGGATTTACACAAGAAAAGGGTATTGAAAATGAATCAATTCATCCACCCCGAGAGGTTTCCACGACCTTCAGCTCACACTGGGGTGGGCCCGGGGCAGAGGAAACTGCGTGAAACACACACCCTGACTGCCCTGACCTTGCCAACACCCAACAGTGAGGTCTGTGTGACAGGTGTCACCCACGGCGGGAGGAACACGGGTGGGAAGGTGACAGGATCCCTCTGCGAGAGGTGTCACCCACGGAGGGAGGCACATGGGTGGGAAGGTGACAGGGCCCAGCATCCCTCCCGGCAAGGCAGCGGCCTTGGGCACCACCAGGCtgccttccccctctccagccccacaTGGAGACCCTgtcccactccagccccaggtCCCCACACGGGTACAGGGTACACCGctccagccccaggccctgccaCCCCCACGGAGACCCTgtcccactccagccccagATCCCCACGCTCCGCACGGGTACAGGATAccccactccagccccaggcaccTTTAGCCCACTCCGGGCCTCTGCCCtactccagctccagctccccacACGGGGACCCTGTTCCAGTCCAGCCCCAGGCCCCCGTCCAGCCCCACACAGGGACCGTTCCCCACGGCAGCCGCAGGTTCCCGGACCCCACGCGAGgacccttccctgctccagccccaagCCCCCTCATCCTCCTCCGTGCCCCTGCCCCTGGATGTACCTCAGAAGTCCCACAGCTGTCCCCGTTCCCCCCCGGCCCTGTGCTC
This window harbors:
- the HIGD1A gene encoding HIG1 domain family member 1A, mitochondrial; this encodes MSPRQESVYPEYETDSSQTSKLIRKFKETPFVPIGMAGFAAVVGYGLYRLKHRGDMKMSLHLIHMRVAAQGFVVGAITCGVLYSMFREYVVKPKE